The following are encoded in a window of Rhizobium sp. WYJ-E13 genomic DNA:
- the phnD gene encoding phosphonate ABC transporter substrate-binding protein: protein MLKKALFAATAILSLAVGAANAADLKEFRVGILGGENETDRLRNYACLADHLKQEFGFEKVSLFPAADYDGVIQGLLGGTLDFAELGASGYASVYIKDPKAVTPILTTQQKDGSTGYYSIGLALKSSGIKTIKDAKGKKLGYADPDSTSGYLVPLTQIPKDTGMPNDKFFASTQFNGGHENNLLAAYDGKVDVAVDDSSGIGDFKDGYTSGTFRKEVDKGAVDPNKLVEVWRSPLIPNGPLVVRNALGEEWQKKLTAFFTALPEKDHKCFAAIEGGDYKGYAPVKHDFYNAVVEVRKAAIGG from the coding sequence ATGTTGAAGAAAGCACTTTTTGCGGCTACGGCGATCCTGTCCCTCGCAGTTGGCGCCGCCAATGCCGCTGATCTCAAGGAATTCCGCGTCGGCATCCTCGGCGGCGAAAACGAAACCGACCGCCTGCGCAACTATGCCTGCCTTGCAGACCACCTGAAGCAGGAATTCGGCTTCGAGAAGGTTTCGCTCTTCCCGGCCGCCGATTATGACGGCGTCATCCAGGGTCTCCTCGGCGGCACGCTCGACTTCGCCGAACTCGGCGCTTCCGGCTACGCGTCCGTTTATATCAAGGACCCGAAGGCTGTTACGCCGATCCTGACGACGCAGCAGAAGGACGGTTCCACGGGTTACTACTCGATCGGTCTCGCTCTGAAGTCCTCCGGCATCAAGACAATCAAGGACGCCAAGGGCAAGAAGCTCGGCTACGCCGATCCGGACTCCACCTCGGGCTACCTCGTTCCGCTGACGCAGATCCCGAAGGACACGGGCATGCCGAACGACAAGTTCTTCGCTTCCACCCAGTTCAACGGCGGCCACGAGAATAACCTCCTCGCTGCTTACGACGGCAAGGTCGACGTTGCTGTTGACGATAGCTCGGGCATCGGCGACTTCAAGGACGGCTACACTTCCGGTACCTTCCGCAAGGAAGTCGACAAGGGCGCCGTCGATCCGAACAAGCTCGTTGAAGTATGGCGTTCGCCGCTGATCCCGAACGGCCCGCTCGTCGTTCGCAACGCTCTCGGCGAAGAATGGCAGAAGAAGCTCACCGCCTTCTTCACGGCTCTTCCGGAGAAGGACCACAAGTGCTTCGCTGCTATCGAAGGCGGCGACTACAAGGGCTATGCCCCGGTCAAGCACGACTTCTACAACGCTGTCGTAGAGGTTCGTAAGGCTGCTATCGGCGGCTGA
- a CDS encoding DapH/DapD/GlmU-related protein — protein MSRKLGIEPYFHETASVSNSTFGRYTEVSERCRISEAEFGDYSYIMQDGSIWCATIGKFVNIAAAVRINATNHPTWRATLHHFTYRAIDYWPDADMETEFFEWRRSNRVVIGNDVWIGHGATILPGVTVGNGAVIGAGAVVSKDVAPYTIVGGVPAKLIRERFPKEIGERMDGLAWWDWEHDRLRDALPDFRALGAEDFLSRYGG, from the coding sequence ATGAGCCGCAAGCTGGGCATCGAGCCCTATTTCCACGAGACCGCCTCCGTCTCCAACTCGACCTTCGGCCGCTATACGGAAGTCTCCGAGCGCTGCCGGATCAGCGAGGCGGAGTTCGGCGACTATTCCTACATCATGCAGGACGGCTCCATCTGGTGCGCAACGATCGGCAAGTTCGTCAACATCGCCGCTGCGGTGCGCATCAACGCCACCAACCATCCGACTTGGCGCGCGACGCTGCACCACTTCACCTACCGTGCCATCGACTACTGGCCGGATGCCGACATGGAGACGGAATTCTTCGAATGGCGCCGCTCCAACCGGGTCGTCATCGGCAATGATGTCTGGATCGGTCATGGCGCGACGATCCTGCCCGGCGTGACTGTCGGCAACGGGGCCGTGATCGGTGCAGGCGCAGTCGTCTCGAAGGATGTCGCTCCCTACACGATCGTCGGCGGCGTGCCGGCCAAGCTCATCCGCGAGCGATTTCCGAAGGAGATCGGCGAGCGCATGGATGGGCTTGCTTGGTGGGACTGGGAACACGACCGGCTGCGCGATGCATTGCCTGATTTCCGGGCACTTGGCGCCGAAGACTTCCTCTCCCGATACGGCGGCTGA
- the phnC gene encoding phosphonate ABC transporter ATP-binding protein: MFELKNVTRRFGKKLAVDSVTLDIPQGQMVGIIGRSGAGKSTLLRMINRLQEPSSGTIHFGGVEVSGLRGQALRNWQRDCAMIFQQFNLVPRLDVLTNVMLGRLNHRSTILSLLNVFSREERIHAIAALERLGIEQTALQAAGTLSGGQQQRVAIARALMQNPKMVLADEPIASLDPLNAKIVMDALRDINEREGITVITNLHTLDTARNYCERIIGMAGGRVVFDGKPSELTAEAVKEIYGMDKDGAGIDETMTSTAINMAPEGAENQSAGNQPLALAGL, from the coding sequence ATGTTCGAGCTGAAGAATGTCACACGCCGGTTCGGAAAAAAGCTCGCTGTCGACTCCGTAACGCTGGACATTCCTCAGGGTCAGATGGTCGGCATCATCGGCCGTTCCGGCGCCGGCAAGTCCACGCTCCTGCGCATGATCAACCGACTGCAGGAACCCTCCTCCGGCACCATCCATTTCGGTGGTGTCGAGGTTTCCGGCCTTCGGGGTCAGGCACTGCGCAACTGGCAGCGCGATTGCGCCATGATCTTCCAGCAGTTCAACCTCGTGCCGCGCCTCGACGTGCTCACCAACGTCATGCTCGGCCGCCTGAACCACCGCTCGACGATCCTTAGCCTGCTCAACGTCTTCAGCCGCGAAGAACGCATCCACGCGATTGCTGCATTGGAACGCCTCGGCATCGAGCAGACGGCGCTGCAGGCTGCCGGCACGCTTTCGGGCGGTCAGCAGCAGCGCGTGGCGATTGCCCGCGCGCTGATGCAGAACCCGAAGATGGTTCTAGCCGATGAGCCAATCGCCTCGCTCGACCCGCTGAACGCGAAAATCGTCATGGATGCATTGCGTGACATCAATGAGCGCGAAGGCATTACCGTCATCACCAACCTGCACACGCTCGATACGGCCCGCAACTACTGCGAACGCATCATCGGCATGGCAGGCGGCCGCGTCGTTTTCGACGGAAAGCCCTCCGAGCTGACCGCCGAGGCCGTGAAAGAAATCTACGGCATGGACAAGGACGGTGCGGGCATCGACGAAACGATGACCTCGACCGCAATCAACATGGCTCCGGAAGGAGCCGAAAACCAATCCGCCGGCAATCAACCGCTGGCGCTGGCCGGTCTGTGA
- a CDS encoding alpha-D-ribose 1-methylphosphonate 5-triphosphate diphosphatase produces MSKETVLSNARIVLQNDILSGSILIRDGRIADISEGSSLAGEDFEGDYIIPGLVELHTDHLEGHYSPRPGIRWNKTAAIQAHDAQIVTSGITTVFDCLRMGADEDGGFEHGEMREMADAIQSAEKEGRLRAEHLIHLRCEVSADNVLQHFADFENDPYVRLVSLMDHAPGQRQFQTMDQYIFYYQKKRGLTDEEFARFCARRIAESDRNSTPNRDAISKVCAERGITVASHDDATSAHVDEAIENGVRLAEFPTSIDAARLSHENGMSVLMGAPNIVRGRSHSGNIAARDLAQLGVLDVLSSDYVPLSLLHAPFILADEVEGITLSKAIAMVTATPARTVSLNDRGRIETGLRADLVRVHRSHGVPVTRSVWREGRRVA; encoded by the coding sequence ATGAGCAAAGAAACCGTTCTTTCAAACGCCCGTATCGTTCTCCAGAACGATATCCTTTCGGGCTCTATCCTGATCCGTGACGGCAGGATCGCCGATATTTCGGAAGGCAGTTCATTAGCCGGCGAGGATTTCGAGGGCGATTACATCATTCCCGGCCTCGTCGAGCTGCATACGGACCATCTGGAAGGCCACTATTCACCGCGTCCTGGGATCCGCTGGAACAAGACGGCGGCCATCCAGGCCCACGATGCGCAGATCGTCACCTCAGGCATCACCACGGTCTTCGACTGCCTGCGCATGGGCGCTGACGAAGACGGCGGTTTCGAGCACGGCGAGATGCGCGAGATGGCCGATGCCATCCAGTCCGCCGAGAAGGAAGGGCGCCTGCGTGCCGAACACCTCATCCATCTGCGTTGCGAGGTTTCAGCCGACAATGTGCTGCAGCACTTCGCCGATTTCGAGAACGATCCCTATGTCCGTCTCGTTTCGCTGATGGACCATGCGCCCGGCCAGCGCCAGTTCCAGACAATGGACCAGTACATCTTTTATTATCAGAAGAAGCGCGGTCTCACGGACGAGGAGTTCGCCCGTTTCTGCGCCAGACGCATCGCCGAGTCCGATCGCAATTCAACGCCCAATCGGGACGCAATCTCCAAGGTCTGCGCCGAACGCGGCATCACCGTCGCAAGTCATGACGATGCCACATCTGCCCATGTCGATGAGGCGATCGAAAACGGCGTTCGCCTGGCCGAATTCCCGACCAGCATTGACGCAGCCCGGCTGTCGCATGAAAACGGCATGAGCGTTCTGATGGGCGCACCGAACATCGTGCGCGGCAGATCGCATTCCGGCAATATCGCCGCGCGTGATCTGGCGCAGCTCGGGGTTCTCGACGTGCTTTCGTCCGACTATGTGCCGCTTAGCCTGCTGCATGCGCCCTTCATTCTTGCCGACGAGGTTGAGGGCATTACGTTGTCGAAGGCGATCGCGATGGTCACGGCCACACCAGCACGCACCGTCAGTCTCAACGATCGCGGCCGCATCGAAACCGGCCTACGTGCCGATCTCGTCCGCGTTCACCGTTCGCATGGCGTGCCGGTGACGCGTTCCGTCTGGCGCGAAGGACGCCGTGTCGCATGA
- the phnL gene encoding phosphonate C-P lyase system protein PhnL translates to MATPLVVSEVAKSFIMHLRDGIKLPVVSDVSFSVASGECVVLGGPSGIGKSSLLKMIYGNYAVDTGQILVDHNGKIVDLAAADPRTILDVRRQTLGYVSQFLRTVPRVAAIDVVAEPLLARGENAVSAREKAAALLDKLNLPEALWQLPPATFSGGEQQRVNIARGFITDHTILLLDEPTASLDAKNRAVVVGMIEEKKKAGVALLGIFHDEEVREATADRILDVQQFSPRKAIAA, encoded by the coding sequence ATGGCAACGCCCCTCGTCGTTTCAGAAGTCGCCAAGAGCTTCATCATGCATCTGCGCGACGGCATCAAGCTGCCTGTTGTCTCGGATGTCTCCTTCTCGGTGGCATCGGGCGAATGTGTCGTGCTCGGTGGCCCCTCAGGTATCGGCAAAAGCTCGCTGCTCAAGATGATCTACGGCAATTATGCCGTCGATACCGGACAGATCCTCGTTGATCACAACGGCAAGATCGTCGACCTCGCCGCCGCCGACCCGCGCACCATTCTCGACGTGCGGCGCCAGACGCTCGGCTATGTCAGCCAGTTCCTGCGCACGGTTCCACGCGTTGCGGCGATTGACGTCGTCGCCGAACCCCTGCTCGCTCGTGGTGAAAATGCCGTGAGCGCCAGGGAAAAGGCCGCGGCGCTGCTCGATAAGCTCAACCTGCCGGAAGCGCTCTGGCAGCTGCCGCCCGCCACGTTCTCCGGCGGCGAGCAGCAGCGCGTCAACATCGCCCGTGGCTTCATCACCGATCATACGATCCTGCTGCTCGACGAGCCGACCGCCTCGCTCGACGCGAAGAACCGGGCCGTCGTCGTCGGCATGATCGAGGAAAAGAAGAAGGCGGGCGTCGCCCTGCTCGGCATCTTCCACGATGAGGAAGTGCGCGAGGCAACCGCCGACCGCATTCTCGACGTTCAGCAATTCTCTCCGCGAAAGGCGATCGCCGCATGA
- the phnE gene encoding phosphonate ABC transporter, permease protein PhnE, translating to MTVIDANRMHEIEARYPEYFHRSFRQRFGGLLIVLTTILYGIYAVWFFDLPKLIAEAHWERFGIYMSQWISYDVQPEFRIQDDGTIQTRYPRFSPLGDDPHPDWLKTNTDGSITVLVGGSGRTVTVSKRQTTIVAHGMTVPVDVSSGAPKVVGPVPNWMTVYDDNVLANLGFAGDVSISVDRVKVRKRFIGWANFIFDTQSPFFDKQASEVISLIVSGPRIHPDQSNLSLAFDNIWNNSEWQHGDVWTKLFQTIVMAFLGTLLGSLAAFPLAFMAARNITPNRFLNQALKRFFDFLRSVDMLIWALFLTRAFGPGPLAGSGAIFLTETGTLGKLYSEGLENIDNKPREGVKSTGASTVLVHRYGIMPQIVPVIVSQTLYQWESNVRGATIIGAVGAGGIGLKLWEAMRTNSNWENVAYMVILILIVVFLFDTASNALRHRLMGTKAGR from the coding sequence ATGACGGTCATCGACGCAAACCGCATGCATGAGATCGAAGCGCGCTATCCGGAATATTTCCACCGGTCCTTCCGCCAGCGTTTCGGCGGCCTTCTGATCGTGCTTACGACCATTCTTTACGGCATTTATGCCGTCTGGTTCTTCGACCTGCCGAAGCTCATTGCCGAAGCCCATTGGGAACGCTTCGGCATCTATATGAGCCAGTGGATCAGCTATGACGTGCAGCCGGAATTCCGTATCCAGGACGATGGCACGATCCAGACGCGCTATCCGCGCTTCTCGCCGCTTGGCGACGATCCGCATCCGGATTGGCTGAAAACCAATACAGATGGCAGCATCACCGTCCTCGTCGGCGGCAGCGGTCGCACGGTGACGGTCAGCAAGCGCCAGACGACGATCGTTGCCCATGGCATGACGGTGCCGGTCGATGTTTCCAGCGGCGCGCCGAAGGTCGTCGGTCCAGTTCCGAACTGGATGACGGTCTATGACGACAATGTGCTCGCCAATCTCGGCTTTGCAGGGGATGTCAGCATTTCCGTCGATCGTGTGAAGGTGCGCAAGCGCTTCATCGGCTGGGCGAATTTCATCTTCGATACACAGTCGCCCTTCTTCGACAAGCAGGCAAGCGAGGTTATCAGTCTCATCGTCTCCGGCCCGCGGATCCATCCCGACCAGTCGAACCTGTCGCTCGCTTTCGACAATATCTGGAACAATAGCGAATGGCAGCACGGCGATGTCTGGACCAAGCTGTTCCAGACGATCGTGATGGCCTTCCTTGGCACATTGCTCGGTTCGCTCGCGGCCTTCCCGCTCGCCTTCATGGCAGCGCGCAACATTACGCCAAACAGGTTTCTGAACCAGGCCCTGAAGCGCTTCTTCGACTTCCTCCGTTCGGTCGACATGCTGATCTGGGCGCTTTTCCTGACACGCGCCTTCGGCCCCGGCCCTCTCGCCGGTTCCGGCGCCATCTTCCTGACGGAGACCGGCACACTCGGCAAGCTCTACTCGGAAGGCCTCGAGAATATCGACAACAAACCGCGTGAAGGCGTGAAGTCGACGGGCGCCTCGACCGTGCTGGTGCATCGCTACGGCATCATGCCGCAGATCGTTCCCGTCATCGTCAGCCAAACGCTCTATCAGTGGGAATCGAACGTACGCGGCGCGACGATCATCGGTGCCGTCGGTGCCGGCGGTATCGGTCTCAAGCTCTGGGAGGCCATGCGCACCAATTCCAATTGGGAAAACGTCGCCTACATGGTCATCCTGATCCTGATCGTCGTGTTCCTGTTCGATACCGCATCGAATGCGCTGCGCCATCGTCTGATGGGCACCAAGGCGGGCCGCTAA
- the phnK gene encoding phosphonate C-P lyase system protein PhnK: MTDTPLLKVNDLSKFYGNRIGCRNVSFELWPGEVLAIVGESGSGKTTLLNCISTRLMPTTGSVEYHMRDSNYRDLYHMSEAERRFLMRTDWGFVHQNPADGLRMTVSAGANVGERLMAIGDRHYGKIRSTAIDWLERVEIDTGRIDDQPRAFSGGMRQRLQIARNLVTGPRLVFMDEPTGGLDVSVQARLLDLVRGLVNDLGLSAIIVTHDLAVARLLSHRMMVMKDGFVIEQGLTDRVLDDPREPYTQLLVSSILQV, from the coding sequence ATGACCGATACACCGCTTCTCAAAGTCAACGACCTCTCAAAGTTCTACGGCAACCGCATCGGCTGCCGGAACGTCTCCTTTGAGCTCTGGCCCGGCGAAGTGCTCGCCATCGTCGGCGAATCCGGCTCGGGCAAGACGACGCTGCTCAACTGCATCTCCACCCGGCTGATGCCGACAACAGGTAGTGTCGAGTATCACATGCGCGACAGCAATTACCGCGACCTCTACCACATGAGCGAGGCCGAGCGCCGCTTCCTGATGCGCACGGACTGGGGCTTCGTGCATCAGAACCCGGCTGACGGGTTGCGCATGACGGTGTCTGCCGGCGCCAATGTCGGCGAACGCCTGATGGCGATCGGCGACCGTCACTACGGCAAGATTCGCTCCACCGCTATCGATTGGTTGGAGCGTGTCGAGATCGATACCGGCCGCATCGACGACCAGCCGCGCGCTTTCTCCGGCGGCATGCGCCAGCGCCTGCAGATCGCCCGCAACCTCGTGACCGGCCCGCGCCTCGTCTTCATGGACGAGCCGACCGGCGGTCTCGACGTCTCGGTGCAGGCGCGTCTGCTCGATCTGGTGCGCGGCCTCGTCAACGATCTCGGCCTCTCGGCCATCATCGTCACGCATGACCTCGCCGTCGCCCGCCTTCTCTCTCATCGCATGATGGTGATGAAGGACGGCTTTGTCATCGAGCAGGGTCTGACCGACCGCGTGCTGGACGACCCGCGCGAGCCCTATACCCAACTCCTCGTTTCCTCGATCCTGCAGGTTTAA
- the phnE gene encoding phosphonate ABC transporter, permease protein PhnE encodes MTIADTQPHVPMPSTKEIATAWDRMIARRRFYTALGLVILIAAFVSSVRFADESNAGHFFDRLPHLFDFLSWLIPKDWTDVWRALFDIASPNDKGGEEFNFANGRVYVWGSFYIPEYFELMIVTINIALVSTIIAFIFAVPLSFFAARNLTKNWPLRIFTKRIMEFLRAFPEIVIAGLFSAILSIGPVAAIIAITLHTIGALGKLFYEVAENIDMKPDEGMRAVGANWLERVRFAALPQVMPNYASYALLRLEINVRASTIIGAVGGGGIGEELKLSISRGFGAKTVALVLLLFVTIVAVDQFSAWLRRRLVGEHAFFLQH; translated from the coding sequence ATGACTATTGCCGATACACAGCCGCATGTGCCGATGCCGAGCACGAAGGAAATCGCCACTGCTTGGGACAGGATGATCGCCAGGCGGCGTTTCTACACCGCCCTTGGCCTAGTGATCCTCATCGCCGCCTTCGTCAGCTCCGTACGCTTTGCCGACGAGAGCAATGCGGGTCACTTCTTCGACCGCCTGCCGCATTTGTTCGACTTCTTGAGCTGGCTTATCCCGAAAGACTGGACCGATGTCTGGCGCGCGCTCTTCGATATTGCGAGCCCGAATGACAAGGGTGGCGAAGAATTCAATTTCGCCAATGGCCGCGTCTATGTCTGGGGCAGCTTCTACATCCCTGAGTATTTCGAGCTGATGATCGTCACGATCAACATCGCGCTCGTTTCGACCATCATCGCCTTCATCTTCGCCGTTCCGCTCAGCTTCTTTGCTGCACGCAATCTGACGAAGAACTGGCCGCTGCGCATCTTTACCAAGCGCATCATGGAATTCCTGCGTGCCTTCCCGGAAATCGTCATTGCCGGCTTGTTTTCGGCGATCCTTTCGATCGGACCGGTGGCAGCAATCATCGCGATCACGCTCCATACGATCGGCGCACTCGGCAAGCTCTTCTACGAAGTCGCCGAAAACATCGACATGAAACCGGACGAAGGCATGCGGGCCGTCGGCGCGAACTGGCTGGAGCGCGTGCGTTTCGCCGCCCTGCCGCAGGTCATGCCGAACTATGCGTCCTATGCGCTGCTGCGCCTCGAGATCAATGTACGTGCATCGACCATCATCGGCGCCGTTGGCGGCGGCGGTATCGGTGAAGAGCTCAAGCTTTCCATCTCCCGTGGTTTCGGCGCCAAGACCGTGGCGCTCGTGCTGCTGCTCTTCGTGACGATCGTCGCGGTCGACCAGTTCTCCGCCTGGCTGCGCCGCCGTCTCGTCGGCGAACACGCCTTCTTCCTGCAACATTGA
- a CDS encoding DUF1045 domain-containing protein, translating into MRYALYFSPSKDHSLTDAASVWLGRNAFTGETYPAPEYETLPAHEQFELTADPRRYGFHATIKAPFELASSVTEKDLMTVVEDFVANTPAFDIPELVLGQLGRFFALVPGSLHQPLQDFAAKVVKSFEPFRAALSEADIIRRKPERLSESQRNNLMRWGYPYVMDDFGFHMTLTGQVPEERAEVMKAILTERFSAFTGRPLHISGLAVFSEEVRGAPFKVHTWLPLAGARS; encoded by the coding sequence TTGCGCTACGCTCTCTATTTTTCGCCGTCTAAGGATCATTCCCTGACGGATGCTGCCTCTGTCTGGCTCGGCCGCAATGCCTTTACCGGCGAGACCTATCCTGCACCCGAATACGAGACGCTGCCGGCTCATGAACAATTCGAACTGACGGCCGATCCGCGCCGCTATGGCTTCCATGCGACGATCAAGGCGCCTTTCGAGCTTGCCTCCTCCGTGACCGAAAAGGATCTGATGACGGTTGTCGAAGATTTCGTCGCCAACACGCCGGCCTTCGACATCCCGGAACTGGTGCTCGGCCAGCTTGGTCGCTTCTTCGCGCTTGTGCCGGGTTCGTTGCACCAACCGCTTCAGGATTTCGCGGCAAAGGTGGTAAAGTCTTTCGAGCCATTCCGGGCAGCACTCTCCGAGGCCGATATTATCAGGCGCAAACCGGAACGACTCTCCGAGAGCCAGCGCAATAATCTCATGCGCTGGGGCTATCCATATGTCATGGATGACTTCGGCTTCCATATGACGCTGACCGGCCAGGTGCCGGAAGAGCGCGCGGAAGTGATGAAAGCGATCCTGACGGAGCGTTTCTCAGCTTTCACCGGCAGGCCGCTTCACATTTCCGGCCTTGCCGTCTTTAGCGAAGAGGTGCGCGGCGCGCCTTTCAAAGTCCACACATGGCTGCCTCTTGCTGGCGCCAGAAGCTGA